One stretch of Deinococcus apachensis DSM 19763 DNA includes these proteins:
- a CDS encoding 3-hydroxyacyl-CoA dehydrogenase family protein, with translation MTFGVIGAGQMGGGIAQVAAQSGFSVVVQDVKDEFLARGRATIEKSLAKLHEKGRLSGTPEEVLGRLTFTTNLQDFADCDLVVEAIVENEAVKAGLFRQLGEIVKSEGILASNTSSIPITSLATASGRPERFIGMHFMNPVPLMQLVEVIRGYSTSDETAQKVTEAARAMGKTPVECNDYPGFVSNRILMPMLNEAIQCVMEGVAEPEAIDQIMKLGMNHPMGPLTLADFIGLDTCLAIMEVLHQGLGDDKYRPSPLLRKMVQAGLLGRKSGRGFYTY, from the coding sequence ATGACATTCGGAGTCATCGGAGCAGGTCAGATGGGCGGCGGCATTGCGCAGGTTGCGGCGCAAAGTGGTTTTAGCGTCGTCGTGCAGGACGTGAAGGACGAGTTTCTGGCACGCGGGCGGGCCACCATCGAGAAGAGTCTCGCCAAGCTGCACGAGAAGGGCAGGCTGTCCGGCACGCCCGAAGAGGTGCTGGGCCGCCTTACCTTCACCACGAACCTTCAGGACTTCGCGGACTGCGACCTCGTGGTGGAAGCCATCGTGGAGAACGAGGCGGTCAAGGCGGGGCTTTTCCGCCAACTCGGCGAGATCGTCAAATCCGAGGGCATCCTGGCGAGCAATACGTCTTCCATCCCGATCACCAGCCTTGCCACGGCGAGCGGGCGGCCCGAGCGGTTCATCGGGATGCACTTCATGAATCCGGTGCCGCTGATGCAGCTTGTGGAGGTCATTCGCGGCTACTCCACCAGCGACGAGACGGCGCAGAAGGTGACCGAGGCGGCGCGGGCGATGGGCAAGACGCCCGTGGAGTGCAACGACTACCCCGGCTTCGTCTCCAACCGCATCCTGATGCCCATGCTGAACGAGGCTATCCAGTGCGTGATGGAGGGCGTGGCCGAGCCGGAGGCCATCGACCAGATTATGAAGCTGGGGATGAACCACCCGATGGGGCCGCTGACGCTGGCAGACTTCATTGGGCTGGACACCTGCCTCGCCATCATGGAGGTGCTGCACCAGGGGCTGGGCGACGACAAGTACCGGCCCTCGCCTTTATTGAGGAAAATGGTGCAGGCGGGCCTTCTGGGACGCAAGAGCGGGCGGGGCTTCTACACGTACTGA
- a CDS encoding peroxidase-related enzyme, with amino-acid sequence MTTTRPEAGTNRISFLPVPDETQVPEGIRKLWGKAEANIGFVPNVFRAQAVNGEQFLAWWNYFNLLLNKEGYLTNAERELVAVVVSSVNRCLYCAVSHGAALREFGGDAQKADAVAVNWRHADLTERERTLAEYAEKLTLRPAEVTAADLEPLRAVGLDDHQIMELVQVIGMFNLTNRVSSALGFMPNAEYYPQGR; translated from the coding sequence ATGACCACAACTCGGCCCGAGGCCGGAACGAACCGTATCTCCTTCCTGCCCGTCCCCGACGAGACGCAGGTGCCCGAGGGCATCCGCAAGCTGTGGGGCAAGGCCGAGGCGAACATCGGCTTCGTGCCCAACGTGTTCCGCGCGCAGGCGGTGAACGGCGAGCAGTTCCTTGCGTGGTGGAACTACTTCAACCTGCTGCTGAACAAGGAAGGCTACCTGACGAATGCCGAGCGCGAACTCGTCGCCGTGGTCGTCAGCAGCGTGAACCGCTGCCTGTACTGCGCGGTCTCGCACGGGGCGGCCCTGCGGGAGTTCGGCGGGGACGCCCAGAAGGCTGACGCCGTCGCCGTGAACTGGCGCCACGCCGACCTCACCGAGCGCGAGCGGACGCTGGCGGAGTACGCCGAGAAGCTGACCCTGCGCCCCGCCGAGGTCACCGCCGCCGACCTGGAACCCCTGCGCGCAGTGGGTCTGGACGACCACCAGATCATGGAACTCGTGCAAGTCATCGGGATGTTCAACCTGACGAACCGGGTGAGCAGCGCCCTGGGCTTCATGCCGAACGCGGAGTATTACCCGCAGGGGAGGTGA